The following are encoded together in the Zingiber officinale cultivar Zhangliang chromosome 8A, Zo_v1.1, whole genome shotgun sequence genome:
- the LOC122010008 gene encoding allene oxide synthase 2-like, translated as MAKWYFSSVTDGLLAKEVPGSYGIPFISAIRDRLGFYYDGQDKFFQSRVDQHNSTVLRLNAPPGPFMASNPRVIALLDAKSFPVLFDVDKVAKRDLFTGTYMPSTALTGGFRVCAYLDPSEPKHAQIKQLLLTLLAARKDAVLPAFRSEFGALFDSIEAELNSGAGKSSDFNKLNDGTAFEFLGEAFFGVRPSATTLGSTGPSRSTRWLFLQLCPLMTLGLPKILEELLLHTFPLPPLIARWDYKALHKYISEAAASSGVLDTANKLGISRDEACHNLLFATVFNSYGGMKVLLPGIMGCLAKAGEGLHKRLAKEIRGEVAAAGGKVTVAAVERMELTRSVVYEALRLDPPVKYQYGHAKRDLVIESHDGAYKVRSGEMLFGYQPFATRDPKVFDQADQFVPDRFVGEEGKKLLKYVVWSNGPETESPTVADKQCPGKDLVVLVGRLLVVDFFLRYDSFTAEVGTQLLGAQVNITSLAKASTSNN; from the exons ATGGCCAAATGgtatttttcttcggtcacagaCGGCCTCCTAGCGAAGGAGGTCCCTGGCAGCTACGGCATTCCGTTCATCTCCGCCATACGAGACCGTCTCGGGTTTTACTACGACGGGCAGGACAAGTTCTTCCAGTCTCGAGTCGACCAACACAACTCCACCGTCCTCCGCCTCAATGCTCCGCCGGGACCCTTCATGGCTTCCAACCCCCGCGTCATCGCCCTCCTCGACGCCAAGAGCTTCCCTGTCCTTTTCGACGTCGACAAGGTCGCCAAGCGTGACCTCTTTACGGGAACCTACATGCCCTCCACCGCCCTCACCGGGGGCTTCCGGGTCTGCGCCTACCTTGACCCTTCCGAGCCGAAGCACGCCCAGATCAAGCAGCTCCTCCTTACCCTCCTCGCCGCACGGAAGGACGCCGTACTCCCGGCCTTCCGATCCGAATTTGGCGCCCTTTTCGACTCCATAGAGGCGGAGTTGAACTCTGGGGCGGGGAAGTCGTCGGATTTTAACAAGCTTAACGATGGCACCGCGTTCGAGTTCTTGGGTGAGGCGTTCTTCGGCGTGAGGCCGTCGGCCACGACGCTCGGCAGCACGGGGCCGTCGAGGAGCACCCGGTGGCTGTTCCTACAGCTATGCCCTCTCATGACGCTCGGCCTCCCCAAGATATTGGAGGAGTTGCTCCTGCATACATTTCCGCTGCCGCCGCTCATCGCGCGATGGGACTACAAGGCACTCCACAAGTACATCAGCGAGGCTGCCGCCTCCAGCGGCGTGCTCGACACCGCCAATAAGTTGGGTATCTCGCGGGACGAGGCATGCCACAACCTCCTCTTCGCCACCGTCTTCAACTCCTATGGGGGGATGAAG GTATTGCTGCCCGGGATAATGGGGTGTCTGGCAAAGGCCGGCGAGGGTCTGCACAAGCGGCTGGCAAAGGAGATCCGCGGAGAAGTGGCGGCGGCAGGTGGCAAGGTGACGGTGGCCGCAGTGGAGCGGATGGAGCTGACACGCTCGGTGGTCTACGAGGCACTGCGCCTGGACCCTCCCGTGAAGTACCAATACGGGCACGCTAAGCGCGATTTGGTCATCGAGAGCCACGATGGGGCATACAAAGTGCGCTCCGGCGAGATGCTCTTCGGCTACCAGCCTTTCGCCACGCGCGACCCCAAAGTCTTCGACCAAGCCGACCAGTTCGTGCCCGATCGGTTCGTGGGCGAGGAGGGGAAGAAGTTGCTCAAGTACGTGGTCTGGTCGAACGGGCCAGAAACAGAGAGCCCGACGGTGGCGGACAAGCAGTGCCCAGGGAAGGATCTGGTGGTCCTCGTGGGGCGGCTCCTCGTCGTGGATTTCTTTCTCCGGTACGACTCCTTCACTGCCGAGGTGGGCACGCAGTTGCTCGGCGCACAGGTGAACATCACCTCCTTGGCTAAGGCGTCCACCAGCAACAACTAA